The genomic interval TTCACTGACTGGCGCTCAATCTGTGTCCGATAACTCTCCAGGGATACCGGCAGGGGACCGCAGTAGGCACTCTCCTCCATGTAGAGACCCGCTTGATCACGCCCCTGGGTCGTGAGCGAGTAGTGCATGGCGCCACTGATACTGTCGGAACCCTCTCCCTTGGCTTCGATCAGGGACTCCTTGCGCAGAAAGTGGATCGGTTCCCCCAGCAGTGAAGGGGGTATGGCCAGACGGTCTGCCAGCTTGTCGATTCGCAGTTCGCCAGCGATCAGCAGGTGCTTGACGATCAGCCGGGTGATGAGGGTGAAGTCGATTTCGAGATCGTGCCAGGAGGATGGGGGGGGAGGGAAGTGCTCGTACTCTTCTGTTCCAACTTTTGTAGCCGCATCAAGTTTCCTGTGCCTGAAGACGCGAAGGAGTGCCTGGTCGCCTGTCCCCTCACCCTGAGTTACAGTGGTGCCTTGGGCTGGATCCTCATGTGTAGTGTTCTTAAACTCCATTTTCTTGTTCCCGTAACCTGCAACGGTTTACGCCTGTTACTAAAGTATAGACAAAGCGTGGGAATTAATAGATCGATCATTCCATCAGCGACTATCTACCGGCACACAGAAGACCTGTCACAATCCTGCCCACTGTCATGAGAACAGCACAACGACCGTGGCCGAGGTGGTCACACCGCAACCAACCCAAGCGGTGCCCCGTGTCCATTGGAGGCCGGTTGGGGCAAGCTTGGAAAGAGATGGTGGCTTACCGTTATCACCGATCGCGGAATAGTCTGCGCTATCGGCTGATAAGACCACAGTTTAAAGCCACCATCGGCGTCACCACTACCCACTATTGCGGTACTACAAATACCTAATTGGTTGCGTCGAGTTCTTGCCCTACGTTATCGAAAGTCTCTGAGACCTCTTCCCCCAAAAACGTGACTGCGACAATCGCCACGACGGCGATCAAAGCGACCATCAAGGCGTATTCGACCATGGTTGCGCCAATTTGGGATTTACGTACTTTACGGAGCAGTTTTTTCATCAGGAATCTCCACCTGTAAATTATTTGATATCTTCCTAGGAAGGGAGCGCTGTGTTGCCGACACCCTGATTTCAGACTAGTAGAAAAGGCTGGGAAGTCAATGCTTGCACGGTGAAGTTTCAGAGAGAAATAGTGGTTTCGGTCGATAACGTTTAGCGAGTTGCATACCCCCTGGCTAAAGTGCCGGCATCACTGTCGGAAACCCGACGAGTGGACCGTA from Candidatus Sedimenticola sp. (ex Thyasira tokunagai) carries:
- a CDS encoding Flp family type IVb pilin, with protein sequence MKKLLRKVRKSQIGATMVEYALMVALIAVVAIVAVTFLGEEVSETFDNVGQELDATN